One genomic segment of Manis javanica isolate MJ-LG chromosome 7, MJ_LKY, whole genome shotgun sequence includes these proteins:
- the LOC108384422 gene encoding olfactory receptor 6C74-like, whose translation MPMEMSNGTIAQGFILEGFPAVQHLGKVLFLVHLLAYLAALAGNVVIVSITCADSRLHTPMYFFLSIFSFLECSCVTAVIPKLLVIFLLGKQKISFVACFIQAFVFVFLGAVAFLLLAVMSLDRYVAICNPLHYPTIMNLRTCFLLVTACFAVSFSLIAGPVVKFSQSSFCGPHVIPHFFCDFGPLLHLSCSDTRSFETLAFVLTLCILLTSLIVTIIAYSNIVVTIMHLPSAKERQKAFSTCSSHFIVLSLMYGSCVFIYMKPKQTNRLVSNKEAALVNTVVTPLLNPVVYTLRNKQVHQALKKTICRMKISR comes from the coding sequence ATGCCCATGGAAATGAGTAATGGGACAATTGCACAAGGATTCATCTTGGAGGGGTTTCCTGCTGTCCAGCACCTGGGGAAGGTCCTCTTCCTGGTGCACCTGCTGGCATACCTGGCAGCTCTTGCAGGCAATGTTGTCATAGTGAGCATCACCTGTGCTGACTCCCGtctccacacacccatgtactttttcctcagcATTTTCTCCTTCTTGGAGTGCTCCTGTGTGACTGCTGTTATTCCTAAATTGTTGGTCATATTTCTTTTAGGCAAGCAAAAGATTTCCTTTGTTGCCTGTTTCATACAAGCTTTTGTCTTCGTATTTCTGGGAGCAGTAGCTTTCCTCCTCCTAGCAGTGATGTCTCTGGACCGGTATGTGGCCATTTGCAACCCCCTGCATTACCCGACCATCATGAACCTGAGGACTTGCTTCCTCCTGGTCACTGCCTGCTTTGCTGTGAGCTTCAGTCTCATTGCTGGTCCAGTAGTGAAGTTTTCCCAGTCATCCTTCTGTGGCCCTCATGTCATTCCtcatttcttctgtgactttGGCCCTTTACTCCACCTTTCCTGTTCTGACACCAGGTCTTTTGAAACATTAGCCTTTGTCCTCACTTTGTGTATCCTTTTGACATCCCTTATCGTAACCATCATTGCATACAGCAACATAGTAGTGACAATCATGCATCTTCCATCAGCCAAGGAGCGACAGAAAGCTTTTTCCACCTGCTCTTCTCACTTCATTGTTCTCTCTCTGATGTATGGCAGCTGTGTTTTTATATACATGaaaccaaagcaaacaaacagGCTGGTCTCCAACAAAGAGGCTGCGCTTGTAAACACAGTGGTGACCCCACTGCTGAACCCTGTTGTCTACACTCTGCGAAACAAGCAGGTCCACCAGGCCCTGAAGAAGACAATATGCAGAATGAAAATATCAAGATGA